One stretch of Mangifera indica cultivar Alphonso chromosome 9, CATAS_Mindica_2.1, whole genome shotgun sequence DNA includes these proteins:
- the LOC123225112 gene encoding pentatricopeptide repeat-containing protein At2g26790, mitochondrial-like has protein sequence MYFLAGLSNKLIHCLVLCLQLSRARQYTVYFMWVSAIKFHSHGKCIERIKFIRVFSSAVVSRLRPISPEELSVDIHSRCPIYGQFVELDTSKVVETLRGLRREPHIALSFVDQLKRSGVSLDVYSYAEIVRMLYYLGWYRPLESMFLEIIRKENNIDFEVADLFEVLDEEGPEFLVRVSNAMVKAFASVGMFDEIIDVMFQSRRRGFAWSILSCNFLINQMIECGKVNMALAVYQQLKILGLNANGYTYVLAIKALCKKGRLEEAVGIFEEMEKAEVTPSEFAYSTYIEGLCINGKLDLGYQLLQAWGAAKIPLSAFAYTVVIRGLCNENKFEEAEGLLVDMEKRGVVPDVYAYSALIFRYCKVGNIIKALALQSEMTSKGIKTNCMIVSSILKCLCHIGLTSEAVDQFKEYKDEGLFLDNVCYDIIVDALCQLGKVEEAMELFNEMKSNRMVPDVVNYTNMIGGYCLQGKLINAWELFMEMKKSGHEPDIITYNILAGGFARYGYVQESVDLLDYMMTQGLKPNTSTYNMIIKGLCMGGRVKEAEVFIDGLQEKCLENYTAMVNGYCEANHLKKAFQLFMRLSEHGILVRKEFCYKLIDAFRQVGEMKEAQMIFDVLIKKGLTPDLVMYTKMIHSYCKMNCLREACCLFNDMKQRGIKPDVVTYTILFDTHSKLNQNHSSSSKMALQEVVDASAFWNEMEEMDIKPDVVCYTSLIARCCKTKNLEYASRVFGEIIDRGLEPDIMTYTVLLCAYFAAGDVDKAVKLTNEISVKGIPQDNYFMSSLERGILKTKRLLY, from the coding sequence ATGTACTTTCTGGCGGggctttcaaataaattaatacattgTTTAGTATTGTGTTTACAGTTGTCGAGAGCTCGTCAATATACAGTTTATTTCATGTGGGTGTCCGCCATAAAGTTTCATTCTCACGGGAAATGCATAGAGCGCATTAAGTTCATACGGGTTTTTTCGAGTGCAGTTGTTTCCAGGTTGAGACCAATCTCACCAGAAGAATTAAGTGTTGATATTCATAGTAGATGCCCAATTTATGGTCAATTTGTTGAGTTAGATACAAGTAAAGTCGTTGAAACGTTGCGAGGTCTTAGGAGAGAACCCCATATTGCACTGTCTTTTGTTGATCAGTTAAAGAGAAGTGGGGTTAGTCTTGATGTTTATTCCTATGCGGAGATTGTGagaatgttatattatttgggTTGGTATAGGCCGTTGGAGTCTATGTTTTTGGAAATTATTAGGAAAgagaataatattgattttgaagttgctGATTTGTTTGAAGTTCTGGATGAGGAGGGGCCGGAGTTTTTGGTTAGAGTTTCTAATGCAATGGTTAAGGCTTTTGCTAGTGTTGGGATGTTTGATGAGATCATCGATGTTATGTTCCAAAGTAGACGTCGTGGATTTGCCTGGTCTATATTGTCatgtaactttttaataaaCCAAATGATTGAATGTGGAAAAGTGAATATGGCTTTGGCTGTTTATCAACAATTGAAGATACTGGGGTTGAATGCAAATGGATATACTTATGTTCTTGCGATCAAAGCCCTTTGTAAGAAGGGTAGATTAGAAGAAGCAGTTGGAATATTTGAGGAGATGGAAAAAGCTGAGGTTACCCCAAGTGAATTTGCTTATTCAACATATATTGAAGGACTTTGTATAAATGGGAAATTAGATTTGGGTTATCAATTGCTCCAGGCATGGGGAGCAGCAAAGATACCTCTGAGTGCCTTTGCATACACTGTTGTTATTCGTGGGCTTTGCAATGAGAACAAGTTTGAAGAAGCTGAAGGTTTGCTAGTTGACATGGAAAAACGAGGGGTTGTTCCTGATGTGTATGCATATAGTGCCTTGATTTTTCGGTATTGCAAAGTTGGGAACATCATTAAAGCTTTGGCTCTTCAGAGTGAAATGACATCAAAGGGTATTAAAACCAATTGTATGATTGTGAGCTCgattttaaaatgtttgtgTCATATTGGATTGACTTCCGAAGCTGTAGATCAATTTAAGGAGTACAAAGATGAGGGTCTCTTCCTTGACAATGTTTGTTATGATATCATAGTGGATGCTTTATGCCAACTTGGGAAAGTAGAAGAAGCCATGGAATTGTTCAATGAGATGAAGAGTAATCGTATGGTTCCTGATGTTGTtaactatacaaatatgattggTGGTTACTGTCTTCAAGGTAAACTCATCAATGCTTGGGAATTATTTATGGAGATGAAGAAGTCTGGGCATGAGCCTGATATTATAACTTACAACATTCTTGCTGGTGGGTTTGCTAGATATGGCTATGTACAGGAGTCAGTTGATCTTTTagattatatgatgacacaagGTTTGAAACCTAATACCAGCACATATAACATGATCATTAAAGGCCTATGTATGGGAGGAAGGGTGAAGGAAGCTGAAGTTTTCATAGATGGCTTACAAGAGAAGTGTTTGGAAAATTATACTGCCATGGTCAATGGTTACTGTGAAGCAAACCATTTAAAGAAGGCCTTTCAGCTATTTATGAGATTGTCTGAGCATGGAATCTTAGTGCGAAAAGAGTTTTGCTATAAACTGATTGATGCATTTCGTCAGGTTGGAGAAATGAAAGAGGCACAGATGATCTTCGATGTCTTGATTAAGAAAGGATTAACTCCTGATCTAGTGATGTATACAAAGATGATACACAGCTATTGCAAAATGAATTGTTTGAGGGAAGCATGCTGtctttttaatgatatgaaGCAGAGAGGGATTAAACCTGATGTTGTAACctatacaattttatttgacactcattcaaaattaaatcaaaatcattctTCTTCCTCTAAAATGGCCTTGCAAGAGGTAGTGGATGCTTCAGCTTTTTGGAATGAGATGGAAGAAATGGATATAAAGCCTGATGTTGTATGTTACACATCTTTGATAGCAAGGTGCTGCAAGACAAAGAACCTTGAGTATGCTAGTAGAGTCTTTGGTGAAATAATTGACAGAGGACTAGAACCTGATATCATGACATACACAGTGCTTTTATGTGCCTATTTTGCAGCTGGTGATGTGGATAAGGCTGTAAAACTCACTAATGAAATATCAGTTAAGGGGATACCACAAGATAACTACTTCATGTCGTCATTAGAACGTGGTATATTAAAGACCAAGAGATTGTTGTATTGA